A genomic window from Pseudocitrobacter corydidari includes:
- a CDS encoding NADP-dependent oxidoreductase: protein MTKETLRQRRWVLASRPHGEPVADDFRLEEANVPEPAEGEVLLRTIYLSLDPYMRGRMSDAPSYSPPVELGAVMVGGTVSRVEQSRHPNFKTGEWVLGYSGWQTYDVSNGDGLVKLGDAPEHPSWSLGILGMPGFTAYMGLLDIGQPKVGETLVVAAATGPVGATVGQIGKLKGCRVVGIAGGPEKCRHAVEVLGFDLCIDHRAKDFAEQLASACPAGIDVYYENVGGKVFDAVLPLLNTSARVPVCGLVSGYNATDLPDGPDRLPLLMGTLLKKRIRMQGFIIGQDYGHRIGEFQEEMGRWVQEGKIKYREQIIDGLENAPAALIGLLKGENFGKVVIRLANDK from the coding sequence ATGACCAAAGAGACATTACGCCAGCGTCGCTGGGTTCTGGCATCACGCCCACACGGTGAGCCGGTTGCTGATGATTTCCGCCTTGAAGAGGCAAATGTTCCTGAACCCGCAGAGGGCGAAGTGCTGCTACGCACAATCTATCTTTCACTCGATCCCTATATGCGTGGGCGAATGAGCGATGCGCCATCTTACTCACCGCCGGTCGAACTGGGCGCGGTGATGGTGGGCGGCACCGTTAGCCGGGTAGAGCAATCGCGTCATCCGAATTTTAAAACGGGTGAATGGGTGCTGGGTTACAGCGGTTGGCAAACTTATGATGTATCCAACGGTGACGGGCTGGTGAAACTTGGCGATGCGCCGGAACATCCTTCCTGGTCACTCGGTATTCTGGGCATGCCGGGCTTTACCGCCTATATGGGCCTGCTCGATATCGGCCAGCCTAAGGTGGGCGAAACGCTGGTAGTGGCTGCTGCCACGGGCCCGGTTGGGGCGACGGTGGGGCAAATCGGTAAACTGAAAGGCTGCCGCGTGGTGGGCATTGCGGGCGGGCCAGAGAAATGCCGTCATGCGGTGGAGGTATTGGGGTTTGATCTCTGTATCGACCACCGGGCGAAGGATTTTGCCGAACAGCTTGCCAGCGCCTGTCCGGCAGGGATTGATGTGTACTACGAAAACGTAGGCGGTAAGGTTTTTGATGCCGTATTGCCACTGCTTAATACTTCGGCACGCGTGCCGGTATGTGGCCTGGTGAGCGGTTATAACGCTACCGACCTTCCTGATGGCCCCGACAGGCTGCCGCTGCTGATGGGCACTTTGTTGAAAAAACGGATCCGCATGCAGGGCTTTATCATTGGCCAGGACTATGGACATCGGATCGGTGAGTTTCAGGAGGAGATGGGCCGCTGGGTGCAGGAAGGAAAAATAAAATACCGTGAACAAATTATTGATGGCCTGGAGAATGCGCCTGCGGCGTTAATCGGGCTGTTAAAAGGGGAAAATTTCGGCAAAGTCGTTATTCGCCTCGCTAACGATAAGTAA
- the ansP gene encoding L-asparagine permease, which yields MNTKHNTTEEQRAAKRRWLNSHEEGYHKAMGNRQIQMIAIGGAIGTGLFLGAGARLQMAGPSLAIVYLVCGIFSFFILRALGELVLHRPSSGSFVSYAREFLGEKAAYVAGWMYFVNWAMTGIVDITAVALYMHYWGAFGDVPQWVFALGALAIVGTMNMIGVKWFAEMEFWFALVKVLAIVAFLIVGTIFLGSGKPLDGNATGFHLITDNGGFFPHGLLPALVLVQGVVFAFASIELVGTAAGEAKDPENTVPRAINSVIWRIGLFYVGSVVLLVLLLPWNAYQAGQSPFVTFFSKLGVPYMGDVMNVVVLTAALSSLNSGLYSTGRILRSMSMGGSAPKFMSKMSRQHVPYAGILATLGVYVVGVFLNYLVPSQVFEIVLNVASLGIIASWAFIVVCQMRLRKAIKEGKAADISFKLPGAPFTSWLTLLFLFSVLVLMAFDYPNGTYTIGSIPVIAVLLVAGWFGVRKRVHEIHRSAP from the coding sequence ATGAATACAAAGCACAACACCACCGAGGAGCAGCGTGCGGCGAAACGCCGTTGGCTGAACTCCCATGAAGAGGGTTATCACAAAGCGATGGGCAATCGTCAGATCCAGATGATTGCTATCGGCGGCGCGATTGGTACCGGCCTGTTTCTCGGCGCGGGCGCACGTTTACAGATGGCGGGGCCGTCGCTGGCTATCGTCTATCTGGTGTGCGGGATCTTCTCTTTCTTTATACTGCGCGCATTGGGTGAACTGGTATTACACCGCCCTTCCAGCGGCAGTTTCGTTTCATATGCCCGCGAATTTTTGGGTGAAAAAGCCGCGTACGTCGCAGGCTGGATGTATTTCGTCAACTGGGCGATGACCGGGATCGTCGACATCACCGCCGTCGCCCTCTATATGCATTACTGGGGCGCGTTTGGCGATGTACCACAGTGGGTGTTTGCGCTGGGCGCGCTGGCGATCGTCGGCACCATGAACATGATCGGCGTAAAATGGTTTGCCGAAATGGAGTTCTGGTTCGCACTGGTGAAAGTGCTGGCCATCGTCGCCTTCCTGATTGTCGGCACGATTTTCCTCGGCAGCGGTAAACCGCTTGACGGGAACGCCACCGGCTTCCACCTCATCACCGATAATGGCGGATTCTTCCCGCACGGCCTGCTGCCTGCGCTGGTACTGGTTCAGGGCGTAGTCTTCGCTTTTGCCTCTATTGAACTGGTTGGCACCGCTGCCGGCGAAGCGAAAGATCCAGAGAACACCGTGCCGCGCGCCATCAACAGCGTTATCTGGCGTATCGGCCTGTTCTATGTCGGTTCTGTCGTGCTGCTGGTTCTGCTGCTGCCGTGGAACGCCTATCAGGCAGGCCAGAGCCCGTTTGTCACCTTCTTCTCAAAACTCGGCGTGCCGTATATGGGCGATGTGATGAACGTAGTGGTCCTGACTGCGGCGCTCTCCAGCCTGAACTCGGGCCTCTATTCAACCGGGCGTATTCTGCGTTCGATGTCGATGGGCGGTTCCGCACCGAAGTTCATGTCCAAAATGAGCCGCCAGCACGTGCCTTACGCGGGTATCCTGGCGACGTTGGGCGTCTATGTGGTCGGCGTATTCCTGAACTATCTGGTGCCGTCCCAGGTGTTTGAAATTGTCCTGAACGTGGCATCGCTGGGGATTATTGCTTCCTGGGCCTTTATCGTGGTCTGCCAGATGCGTCTGCGCAAAGCGATTAAAGAAGGTAAAGCGGCGGATATCAGCTTTAAGTTACCGGGCGCACCGTTCACCTCATGGCTCACGCTGCTGTTCCTGTTCAGCGTGCTGGTGCTGATGGCGTTTGACTATCCAAATGGTACCTACACCATTGGCTCAATTCCGGTGATTGCAGTACTGCTGGTTGCGGGTTGGTTTGGCGTACGTAAGCGCGTGCATGAGATTCATCGCTCTGCGCCATAA
- a CDS encoding cupin domain-containing protein → MKIIRSGSLPSVKGPENWFTGTVRIDAPFQAEDPAKVGGATVTFEPGARTAWHTHPLGQTLIVTQGRGWLQEWGKAPEVLNQGDIAWIPPEVKHWHGACAETAMTHIAIAEAENGSPVTWLEHVTEEQYKGC, encoded by the coding sequence ATGAAAATTATTCGTAGTGGATCGCTGCCGTCAGTTAAAGGCCCGGAAAACTGGTTTACCGGCACGGTCAGAATCGATGCGCCTTTCCAGGCTGAAGACCCCGCCAAAGTGGGTGGGGCAACGGTGACGTTTGAACCCGGCGCGCGCACCGCCTGGCATACGCATCCATTGGGCCAGACGTTAATTGTGACCCAGGGGCGCGGTTGGTTACAGGAGTGGGGGAAAGCGCCGGAAGTGTTAAATCAGGGGGATATCGCGTGGATCCCACCAGAGGTCAAACACTGGCATGGTGCGTGTGCCGAAACGGCAATGACCCATATCGCCATTGCCGAAGCCGAGAACGGCAGCCCGGTCACCTGGCTTGAGCATGTGACAGAGGAACAATATAAAGGCTGTTAA
- the pqqU gene encoding TonB-dependent receptor PqqU codes for MKIINVHSASLPALLLPLIFSPALFAADEQTIIVTAAPQTLSELDTPAAVSVVDGEEMRHAAPRVNLSESLGAVPGLQVQNRQNYAQDLQLSIRGFGARSTFGVRGLRLYVDGIPATMPDGQGQTSNIDINSVESIDVLRGPFSALYGNSSGGVINVNTQTGQQPGTIEASSYYGSFGSWRYGLKASGAVGDGTQAGDVDYTVSTSRFSTHGYRDRSGAQKNLANAKLGVRIDDASKLTLLFNSVDIKADDAGGLTESEWRDNPQQSPRAEQYHTRKTIKQTQAGLRYDRQLTENDDLSMMLYAGERETTQYQSIPRAPQLNPTHAGGVIELTRHYQGIDTRWTHRGELLVPVTFTTGLDYENMSEQRKGYENFVMNGSTPEYGQKGDLRRNERNLMWNLDPYLQTQWQLTDKLSLDAGVRYSSVWFDSNDRYITPENGNDSGDANYHKWLPAGSLKYAITDAWNVYLSAGRGFETPTINELSYRSDGKSGLNFDLKPSTNDTVEIGSKTRIGNGLLSVALFQTNTDNEIVTDASSGGRTSYKNAGKTRRQGAELSLDQRFAENWRAKAAWTYLDATYRTNVCDDSNCNGNRMPGIARNMGFASLGYEPESGWYAGGDIRYLSDIMANDENTAKAPSWTVVGLNTGYKFNISKVNIDVFGRVDNLFDREYVGSVIVNESNGRYYEPAPGRNYGVGLNVGWTFE; via the coding sequence ATGAAAATCATAAATGTACATTCAGCATCGCTTCCGGCGCTTCTCTTACCGCTCATTTTCTCGCCTGCTCTTTTTGCAGCCGATGAGCAAACGATCATCGTTACAGCGGCACCACAGACTTTGTCAGAACTGGATACCCCGGCGGCCGTAAGCGTGGTCGATGGCGAGGAGATGCGTCACGCTGCGCCGCGCGTGAATCTCTCTGAGTCCCTTGGCGCAGTACCCGGTTTGCAGGTGCAAAACCGCCAGAACTATGCGCAGGATCTCCAGCTGTCGATTCGTGGCTTTGGTGCGCGTTCAACCTTCGGCGTGCGCGGGCTGCGTCTCTACGTTGACGGCATTCCCGCCACCATGCCGGATGGTCAGGGGCAGACCTCTAATATTGACATCAACAGCGTCGAAAGTATCGATGTCCTGCGTGGGCCCTTCTCGGCGCTGTACGGGAACTCCTCCGGCGGTGTGATCAACGTCAACACGCAAACCGGGCAGCAGCCGGGTACCATCGAAGCCAGCAGCTATTACGGCAGTTTTGGTAGCTGGCGATATGGCCTGAAAGCCTCCGGCGCAGTGGGCGACGGCACGCAGGCAGGTGACGTCGATTACACCGTCTCCACCAGCCGTTTTTCGACGCACGGCTACCGCGATCGTAGCGGTGCGCAGAAAAATCTCGCTAACGCCAAACTGGGTGTACGCATTGATGACGCCAGCAAACTGACGCTGCTGTTTAACAGCGTCGATATTAAAGCCGATGATGCTGGTGGGCTTACTGAGAGCGAATGGCGCGATAACCCGCAACAGTCGCCTCGCGCCGAGCAGTACCACACCCGTAAAACCATCAAGCAAACGCAGGCAGGCTTACGCTACGATCGTCAGTTAACGGAAAACGATGATCTGAGCATGATGCTCTACGCCGGCGAGCGCGAAACCACGCAGTACCAGTCTATTCCACGCGCGCCACAGCTTAACCCTACTCATGCAGGTGGCGTGATTGAACTCACCCGTCATTATCAGGGCATTGATACCCGCTGGACGCACCGGGGCGAACTGCTGGTGCCGGTGACCTTCACCACCGGGCTCGATTATGAAAATATGAGCGAACAGCGCAAGGGTTATGAAAACTTTGTGATGAACGGCAGCACGCCGGAGTACGGTCAGAAAGGCGACTTGCGCCGCAACGAACGTAACCTGATGTGGAACCTCGACCCCTACCTGCAAACCCAGTGGCAATTGACGGATAAACTGAGCCTGGATGCCGGGGTACGCTATAGTTCTGTTTGGTTTGATTCCAACGATCGCTACATCACCCCTGAGAATGGCAACGACAGCGGCGACGCCAACTATCACAAATGGTTGCCCGCCGGTTCACTGAAGTACGCCATCACCGATGCGTGGAATGTCTATCTTTCTGCCGGGCGCGGTTTCGAAACGCCGACCATCAACGAGCTTTCTTATCGCTCCGATGGGAAAAGTGGTTTGAATTTCGATCTTAAACCGTCGACCAATGACACCGTCGAAATTGGCAGTAAAACCCGTATCGGCAACGGGTTGCTCTCAGTTGCCCTCTTCCAGACCAACACCGATAACGAGATTGTCACCGATGCCAGCAGCGGCGGGCGCACCAGCTATAAAAACGCTGGGAAAACACGCCGACAGGGCGCAGAACTGTCGCTTGATCAACGCTTTGCTGAGAACTGGCGTGCGAAAGCCGCATGGACCTATCTGGATGCAACCTATCGCACCAACGTATGTGACGATAGCAACTGTAACGGCAATCGTATGCCGGGGATCGCGCGCAATATGGGATTTGCCTCACTGGGATATGAACCAGAAAGCGGCTGGTACGCCGGGGGCGATATTCGTTATCTGAGCGATATCATGGCGAATGATGAAAACACCGCTAAAGCGCCATCGTGGACGGTCGTCGGTCTGAATACCGGATATAAATTCAACATTAGCAAGGTGAACATAGACGTCTTCGGTCGCGTGGATAACCTGTTTGATCGCGAGTATGTCGGTTCCGTCATCGTTAACGAATCAAATGGCCGCTACTACGAACCCGCTCCGGGACGTAATTACGGCGTGGGCTTAAACGTGGGCTGGACGTTCGAGTAA
- a CDS encoding GntR family transcriptional regulator — protein sequence MFDFAKAQRLSLTQQVEQNLKNALIIGALKPGARLVTKDIAESQGISITPVREALLRLVSSGALYAAPAQAFLVPELNLARYNEIQIIRKKLEGMAAAAASEKMTVEKVSRLHRLVEEFHSIKSSGDIAKTLQSNYQFRFCLYEFAEMPTLTALIEQLWVRIGPSFNYLYPHADEQFFQREFYRALLLALSKGAQVESYEAICEVIDESGAIIQKQYTN from the coding sequence ATGTTTGATTTTGCCAAAGCGCAAAGATTGAGTCTGACTCAACAGGTAGAACAAAATTTAAAAAATGCATTAATTATCGGCGCGCTAAAACCCGGCGCGCGACTGGTGACGAAAGATATCGCGGAAAGCCAGGGGATTAGTATTACCCCTGTGCGTGAAGCTTTGCTGCGTCTGGTCTCGTCCGGTGCGCTGTACGCGGCCCCAGCTCAGGCGTTTTTAGTCCCGGAGCTTAATCTGGCGCGTTATAATGAAATTCAGATAATCCGCAAAAAGCTGGAAGGAATGGCGGCAGCGGCGGCGTCTGAAAAAATGACCGTAGAAAAAGTAAGCCGATTACATCGATTAGTCGAAGAGTTTCACTCAATTAAAAGCAGCGGCGACATAGCTAAAACGTTACAGTCAAATTATCAGTTTCGTTTTTGTCTCTATGAATTTGCTGAAATGCCAACATTAACTGCGCTAATTGAGCAACTGTGGGTTCGCATTGGCCCCAGCTTCAATTATTTATACCCGCATGCGGATGAACAATTCTTTCAGCGTGAGTTTTATCGCGCATTACTTTTAGCGTTATCGAAAGGCGCGCAGGTGGAAAGTTATGAAGCTATCTGCGAGGTTATTGATGAAAGTGGGGCGATTATACAGAAACAATATACTAATTAA
- a CDS encoding YncE family protein, with the protein MSLRQLSAPRLRRSLLLSTLLLAGSFSAHAADEMLRKAVGKGAYEMAYSQQENALWLATSQSRKLDKGGIVYRLDPVTLEVTQIIHNDLKPFGATINNQTQTLWFGNTTNSTVTAIDAKTGDVKGRLVLDNRKRSETVRPLATRELAVDEKTNTVYVTGLGKESVVWAIDGEKLALKATIENTGKMGTGLAVDADKQRLYVTNGDGELVTIDTASNKVLERKKLQDDGKEHFYINISLDTAGQRAFITDSKAPQVLAVDLKSGKVLATIDTPESLGVLYNPTRDEVYVTQRKAGTVTVIDAKTYKVTKTIKTPTFPNSLALSGDGKTLYVSVKQESTREKEATQPDDVIRIAL; encoded by the coding sequence ATGTCATTACGTCAATTGTCTGCACCGCGTCTGCGTCGTTCGTTATTACTGAGCACTCTGTTACTGGCAGGTAGCTTCAGCGCTCATGCCGCCGACGAGATGCTGCGCAAAGCGGTCGGCAAAGGGGCTTATGAAATGGCCTATAGCCAGCAGGAAAATGCGCTCTGGCTGGCTACATCACAGAGCCGTAAACTCGATAAAGGCGGCATTGTTTACCGTCTTGACCCGGTGACGCTGGAAGTTACCCAGATTATTCATAACGATTTAAAACCGTTCGGCGCCACGATTAATAACCAGACCCAGACCCTCTGGTTTGGCAATACCACTAACAGCACCGTGACGGCGATTGACGCGAAAACCGGTGATGTGAAGGGGCGTCTGGTTCTGGATAACCGCAAACGCAGCGAAACCGTGCGCCCGCTGGCAACGCGTGAACTGGCTGTAGATGAGAAAACCAACACCGTTTACGTGACCGGGTTAGGTAAAGAGAGCGTAGTTTGGGCGATTGACGGCGAGAAACTGGCGCTGAAAGCGACCATCGAAAATACCGGTAAAATGGGCACCGGCCTGGCTGTGGATGCAGACAAGCAGCGTCTGTATGTGACCAACGGTGACGGCGAGCTGGTGACTATCGACACCGCGAGCAATAAAGTGCTGGAGCGTAAGAAACTTCAGGACGATGGCAAAGAGCACTTCTATATTAACATCAGCCTGGACACCGCAGGTCAGCGTGCGTTTATCACCGACTCTAAAGCACCGCAGGTGCTGGCGGTTGATCTGAAGTCTGGCAAGGTACTGGCGACTATCGATACGCCGGAATCCCTGGGCGTACTCTACAACCCAACTCGTGATGAAGTTTACGTGACGCAGCGTAAAGCGGGTACCGTGACGGTGATTGATGCGAAAACCTACAAGGTAACCAAAACCATCAAAACGCCAACCTTCCCGAACAGCCTGGCGCTTTCTGGCGATGGCAAAACCCTGTACGTGAGCGTGAAACAGGAATCGACTCGCGAGAAAGAAGCGACTCAGCCGGACGATGTGATTCGTATCGCGCTGTAA